The following are encoded in a window of Variovorax paradoxus genomic DNA:
- a CDS encoding glutaredoxin family protein codes for MTTRATHPPVVIYTTPTCPDCRMLKAWLEREGIAFEERDLTDPKIMAQAKARTGVRVAPITLVGEQVFYGTFPSQKPGLIEALGLPRPDREGAP; via the coding sequence ATGACCACCCGCGCAACCCATCCCCCCGTCGTCATCTACACGACACCGACCTGCCCCGACTGCCGGATGCTGAAGGCTTGGCTGGAGCGGGAGGGGATCGCGTTTGAAGAACGCGATCTCACCGACCCGAAGATCATGGCGCAGGCCAAGGCACGCACCGGCGTGCGCGTCGCACCGATCACCCTGGTGGGCGAGCAGGTCTTCTACGGCACGTTCCCGTCGCAAAAGCCGGGCTTGATCGAGGCCCTCGGCCTGCCCCGTCCCGATCGGGAGGGCGCGCCATGA
- a CDS encoding 2Fe-2S iron-sulfur cluster-binding protein, giving the protein MTKQVALRQAGRTIAVAEGVTILDAALADGIAYPHGCRSGRCGSCKSRLVSGSVELLEHSRFALSQEDKAQGLILACRAIPTTDASVAWIGGDEEAPSHPRRRLNCRVTAIENATHDIKHVQLAIEGADPLAFAAGQYARLTFPGAPTRDYSMANGSGEPTLEFHIRRVPGGAATRRIHALLKPGDPVWVEGPFGSSYLREQHAGPILCIAGGSGLAPIKGIVEAALAGGMKQPIHVYFGARSDRDLYLVDHFEALAQRHANLRFTPVVSSPPAAARWRTGLVTEAVAQDLHDLDGWKAYVAGPPPMVEAAMQLGTARGLRSEDLHADVFFTPEAASAHH; this is encoded by the coding sequence ATGACGAAGCAAGTCGCGCTGCGCCAGGCCGGACGCACCATCGCGGTGGCCGAGGGCGTCACGATCCTCGACGCGGCGCTCGCCGATGGCATTGCCTATCCGCATGGCTGCCGCTCCGGCCGCTGCGGGTCGTGCAAGTCGCGCCTCGTCAGTGGCTCGGTCGAGCTTCTCGAGCACAGCCGCTTCGCGCTGTCACAGGAAGACAAGGCGCAGGGCTTGATCCTTGCCTGCCGCGCGATCCCCACCACCGATGCGAGCGTCGCGTGGATCGGCGGCGACGAGGAAGCGCCGTCCCATCCGCGCCGCCGTCTGAACTGCCGTGTGACGGCGATCGAGAACGCAACCCACGACATCAAGCATGTCCAGCTCGCCATCGAAGGGGCCGATCCGCTGGCCTTTGCAGCGGGCCAGTACGCCCGACTCACGTTCCCGGGAGCGCCCACCCGCGACTATTCGATGGCCAACGGGTCGGGCGAGCCAACGCTTGAATTCCACATCCGCCGGGTGCCCGGTGGCGCCGCGACACGGCGCATCCACGCGCTCTTGAAGCCCGGCGATCCGGTGTGGGTGGAAGGGCCGTTCGGGTCTTCCTACCTGCGCGAGCAGCATGCCGGGCCGATCCTGTGCATTGCCGGCGGCTCGGGCCTGGCGCCGATCAAGGGGATCGTCGAGGCAGCCCTTGCGGGTGGCATGAAGCAGCCGATCCATGTGTATTTCGGCGCACGCAGCGATCGCGATCTGTATCTCGTCGATCACTTCGAGGCCCTGGCCCAACGGCACGCCAACTTGCGCTTCACGCCCGTCGTCTCCAGCCCGCCCGCGGCGGCGCGATGGCGCACGGGCCTGGTGACCGAGGCCGTCGCCCAGGACCTGCACGACCTCGATGGCTGGAAAGCCTATGTCGCCGGGCCGCCACCGATGGTCGAAGCGGCCATGCAGCTCGGCACGGCACGCGGGCTGCGGTCCGAGGACCTGCATGCCGATGTGTTCTTCACGCCCGAAGCCGCATCGGCACACCACTGA
- the cueR gene encoding Cu(I)-responsive transcriptional regulator, with the protein MNIGQAATFSGVSAKMIRYYEQIGLIPKASRSDAGYRNYSAADAHSLRFIRRARDLGFSVEQISELLVLWHDRERASANVKAMALQHVAGLNGKIAELQAMAQTLGHLADHCHGNDRPDCPILADLAQPTADTVTKQRTQASHRTPRFGVDTPASSRHRAAPTTPS; encoded by the coding sequence ATGAACATCGGCCAAGCAGCCACGTTCTCCGGTGTCTCGGCGAAGATGATTCGCTACTACGAACAGATCGGCCTGATCCCGAAGGCCAGTCGTTCCGACGCAGGCTATCGAAACTACAGCGCGGCGGACGCGCACAGCCTGCGCTTCATCCGCCGCGCACGCGACCTCGGTTTTTCTGTCGAACAGATCTCCGAGTTGCTGGTCTTGTGGCACGACCGTGAGCGCGCGAGCGCCAACGTCAAGGCGATGGCGCTCCAGCATGTCGCTGGCCTGAACGGGAAGATCGCCGAGCTGCAGGCGATGGCGCAAACGCTCGGGCATCTGGCCGACCACTGCCACGGCAATGACCGTCCGGACTGCCCGATCCTGGCAGACCTGGCCCAGCCCACCGCCGACACGGTGACGAAGCAACGCACGCAGGCGTCCCATCGCACGCCGCGGTTCGGCGTCGACACGCCGGCCTCGTCACGCCATCGCGCGGCCCCGACGACGCCTTCGTGA
- a CDS encoding heavy-metal-associated domain-containing protein: MLRFYIPNMTCGGCANSVTAALRSVDPQARIETDPPSRQVRVESALDESAFLAVLREAGYPDKQ; the protein is encoded by the coding sequence ATGCTTCGTTTCTACATCCCCAACATGACGTGCGGCGGCTGCGCCAACTCCGTCACCGCAGCGCTGCGCAGCGTCGATCCGCAAGCCCGCATCGAAACCGACCCGCCCTCGCGTCAAGTCCGCGTCGAGAGCGCCCTCGACGAAAGCGCGTTCCTCGCGGTGCTTCGCGAGGCCGGATATCCGGACAAGCAGTGA